The following coding sequences are from one Candidatus Zixiibacteriota bacterium window:
- a CDS encoding tyrosine-type recombinase/integrase encodes MPARAPWVRILPPPPYFSFGLFGKVAEGLLVSGGEASVGEREVRRLHTLRHPFAGHLVMSGVDLPTVKKLMGHSDIPTTVIYAHLAEAVDKIKFQRATISPMRWQAAPEATQRTLAGQADNS; translated from the coding sequence GTGCCCGCGAGGGCACCGTGGGTTCGAATCCTACCTCCTCCGCCATATTTCAGTTTTGGGCTCTTCGGCAAGGTAGCTGAAGGGCTTCTCGTAAGTGGGGGAGAGGCCTCAGTCGGTGAGCGTGAAGTTCGAAGGCTCCATACCCTCCGCCACCCCTTCGCCGGCCACCTGGTCATGTCCGGGGTCGACCTGCCCACGGTCAAGAAGCTCATGGGCCACTCGGACATCCCGACGACCGTGATCTACGCCCACCTCGCCGAGGCGGTGGATAAGATCAAGTTCCAACGCGCCACCATCTCGCCCATGCGGTGGCAGGCCGCACCCGAGGCGACGCAACGTACACTCGCTGGTCAAGCAGACAATTCATGA
- a CDS encoding right-handed parallel beta-helix repeat-containing protein: MRKRLVFSVLVLFAALPAAAERLTVERGSDLQSVINYAASGDTIVIAAKTFSARPRLFTDSLCGNCLDPHTPVEASHGFIIRGKSLELIGESRTESRLETNAGYGLFIVDCPEVRIANLTITGGRRDKDGNATDAGIVVRNSRVDISGVTIAGNTHRLDSVVVGIGGVFGREGSEIEIRDCRIVDNGWDGVALYRGAAATVTDCVIRDGRGAGIGVTWDATCAAYRNDISGYWKGIGAFGTSWVIARNNLVHDNLGWGIIATGASYMDIANNVVHHNGNCGVAPWSSEARGRIANNIITANGWREQWVCPCVGVWNYGDWAKWEFRFNIVYGNQDGNYEAIWDQSGINGNLNGDPLFAGEADFRLTKGSPGINGGDTLIYNADGSRSHIGLEGGPQAKRVRR; the protein is encoded by the coding sequence ATGCGAAAGAGACTGGTGTTCAGTGTGCTCGTGCTTTTCGCGGCTCTGCCGGCGGCGGCGGAGCGCCTCACCGTGGAACGCGGCTCCGACCTGCAGTCGGTGATCAACTACGCCGCGAGCGGCGACACTATTGTAATCGCGGCGAAGACTTTCAGCGCCCGCCCGCGCCTGTTTACCGACTCGCTCTGCGGAAACTGCCTCGATCCGCACACGCCGGTGGAGGCGTCCCACGGGTTCATTATCCGCGGCAAGTCGCTCGAGCTGATCGGAGAAAGCCGCACCGAGAGCCGGCTGGAGACCAACGCCGGCTACGGGCTGTTCATCGTCGACTGCCCGGAGGTGCGCATCGCCAACCTCACGATCACCGGGGGACGGCGGGACAAGGACGGGAACGCGACCGACGCCGGGATCGTGGTGCGCAACTCGCGCGTCGACATCTCCGGCGTCACCATCGCGGGCAACACGCACCGGTTGGATTCAGTCGTGGTCGGCATCGGAGGCGTGTTCGGACGGGAGGGCTCCGAGATCGAGATCCGGGACTGCCGGATTGTCGACAACGGCTGGGACGGCGTGGCGCTCTACCGGGGCGCGGCGGCGACCGTGACCGATTGCGTGATACGGGACGGCCGGGGCGCCGGGATCGGCGTGACCTGGGATGCGACCTGTGCGGCCTACCGGAACGACATCAGCGGCTACTGGAAAGGAATCGGGGCGTTCGGAACCTCCTGGGTGATCGCGCGCAACAACCTCGTGCACGACAATCTCGGGTGGGGAATCATCGCGACCGGCGCCTCGTACATGGATATTGCCAACAATGTCGTGCACCACAACGGCAACTGCGGAGTGGCGCCCTGGTCGAGCGAGGCCCGCGGCCGGATCGCCAACAATATCATCACCGCCAACGGCTGGCGCGAGCAATGGGTGTGTCCGTGCGTGGGAGTCTGGAACTACGGCGACTGGGCCAAGTGGGAGTTCCGGTTCAACATCGTCTACGGCAACCAGGACGGCAACTACGAGGCAATCTGGGATCAGTCCGGCATCAACGGGAATCTCAACGGCGACCCGCTGTTTGCGGGAGAGGCGGATTTCCGTCTCACCAAGGGATCCCCGGGTATAAATGGCGGCGATACGCTGATCTATAACGCCGACGGCAGCCGTTCGCACATTGGCCTTGAGGGCGGCCCGCAGGCAAAACGAGTGCGGCGCTGA
- a CDS encoding S8 family serine peptidase, translating into MSVAGMRMLSIALSLWILTPPMLSAGRLAPELEERLQGKAAGEKIRVWIGVTGAVDPRALKAALTSSYPDGATRHREGMRRLKEAHGARQANVLGFLRGLEARGEAARVRPHWLGNIIEAELTPGQIRAAARRGDVDLVAAPPELTLIAPEPAPSSATAVGANLSVIKANLAWQAGYTGAGRLICSFDTGVDGAHPAIASGWKGLDGNAAAAWFYPLDEEPFPHTVGNDGHGTHVMGLLVGHDDATGDTVGVALDARWISAAVIDIHGAPIFDAFEWAVDPDGDPTTFGDVPDVVNHSWGIRFAECRELFYTVVENMEALGIVNIFAAGNEGSLPESVRNPADRALDSLDCFAVGNIIHTMSPPVIYSSSSRGPSPCTGGIKPNVCAPGYAVRSSLPGNTYGFLTGTSMAAPHVSGLVALLRQKNPNATPDQIKAAILTTAQDYTYSLPDNTYGWGVIDCQAALNALPGPTAAPNLRIWSFPHPLVHAGDVVTGPVILQNRGTVVANVAGTITGSHPALSVLDGSVSFGTAPAWDTVRSSDVLAVEVSDTVTEGSILSIDFQIAGSGYSVPAKLYFVVEPRSQRLQADHDVNNLHCTITNYGTYGLDTGSFFPANGIGFRTAPLFDNEVYESAFLLGRSITQVSDGARNSAGEPDGDFRVAHGGNIVRSTPGKKADQETSARFDDSRAENPIGLAVVQETYAFTEASFDDFIIFRYILTNSGGVEITGLRAGLYLDWDVEQFSLNAGGWDAADSVLWMAYNDAGTLSLFRGIKLLDGPLASAFTADASLTTYYGGGLSDGWTEAEKYAALAAGFGSAETFKTATKDLMQVLAAGPITMAAGQTDTVAFAVVTGNTLGEIRANADAASTVYEDVIADCCLGLRGNVNGDPDENITVVDVTYLIAYVFRGGPPPLCPEEANANSDAGGAITVADVTYLVAYVFRGGPAPAACGTTAP; encoded by the coding sequence ATGAGTGTCGCCGGTATGCGGATGCTGTCCATAGCACTGAGCCTCTGGATTCTGACGCCGCCGATGCTGTCGGCCGGCCGGCTGGCGCCGGAGCTGGAAGAGCGGCTGCAGGGGAAAGCGGCGGGAGAGAAAATCAGGGTCTGGATCGGGGTGACGGGGGCGGTCGATCCCCGCGCTCTCAAAGCCGCTCTGACTTCATCCTACCCCGATGGGGCGACCCGGCACCGCGAGGGGATGCGGCGGCTCAAAGAGGCCCACGGCGCGCGCCAGGCGAATGTGCTCGGATTTCTCCGGGGGCTTGAAGCCCGCGGCGAGGCCGCCCGGGTCCGCCCGCACTGGCTGGGCAACATCATCGAAGCTGAACTGACGCCGGGACAGATCCGGGCGGCGGCGCGGCGCGGCGACGTGGACTTGGTGGCGGCGCCGCCCGAGCTCACTCTCATCGCACCGGAACCGGCGCCGTCATCGGCGACGGCGGTCGGGGCCAATCTCTCGGTGATCAAGGCAAATCTGGCCTGGCAGGCCGGGTACACCGGCGCCGGGCGGCTCATCTGCTCGTTCGACACGGGGGTCGACGGCGCGCACCCGGCGATCGCCTCCGGATGGAAAGGTCTGGACGGCAACGCCGCGGCCGCCTGGTTTTATCCGCTCGACGAGGAACCGTTTCCGCACACCGTCGGCAACGACGGGCACGGCACGCACGTGATGGGCCTTCTGGTCGGGCACGACGATGCCACGGGCGATACGGTGGGGGTGGCGCTGGACGCCCGGTGGATCTCGGCGGCGGTGATCGATATCCACGGGGCCCCGATCTTTGATGCTTTCGAGTGGGCGGTCGACCCGGACGGCGACCCGACGACCTTCGGCGACGTCCCGGACGTGGTGAACCACAGCTGGGGGATCAGATTCGCCGAGTGCCGCGAGTTGTTCTACACGGTGGTGGAGAACATGGAGGCGCTCGGCATCGTCAACATTTTCGCGGCGGGTAACGAGGGATCGTTGCCGGAGTCGGTCCGCAACCCGGCTGACCGGGCGCTCGACTCGCTCGACTGCTTTGCAGTAGGCAACATCATCCACACGATGAGCCCGCCGGTCATTTACAGCTCCTCGTCCCGCGGACCCTCCCCCTGCACCGGCGGGATCAAGCCGAACGTGTGCGCGCCGGGTTACGCCGTGCGCTCGAGCCTGCCGGGCAACACCTACGGATTTTTGACGGGGACGTCGATGGCTGCGCCCCACGTGAGCGGGTTGGTCGCACTGCTGCGGCAGAAGAATCCGAACGCGACGCCGGACCAGATCAAGGCGGCCATTCTGACGACCGCCCAGGATTACACGTACTCTCTTCCGGACAACACCTACGGCTGGGGGGTGATCGACTGCCAGGCGGCGCTCAACGCGCTGCCCGGGCCCACGGCCGCGCCCAATCTCCGCATCTGGTCGTTCCCGCATCCGCTCGTGCATGCCGGGGACGTCGTCACCGGGCCGGTGATCCTCCAGAACCGCGGAACGGTGGTCGCCAATGTGGCGGGAACGATCACCGGATCCCACCCCGCGCTCAGCGTTCTCGACGGCTCGGTGTCGTTCGGGACCGCCCCGGCGTGGGACACGGTGCGGTCGAGCGATGTCCTCGCCGTGGAAGTGAGCGACACGGTGACGGAGGGCAGCATTCTGTCGATCGACTTCCAGATCGCCGGGAGCGGGTACTCCGTCCCGGCCAAGCTGTACTTCGTGGTCGAGCCGCGCTCGCAGCGGCTGCAGGCGGATCACGATGTCAACAACCTGCACTGCACGATCACGAACTACGGAACCTACGGGCTGGACACCGGCTCGTTCTTCCCGGCCAACGGTATCGGATTCCGGACCGCCCCGCTCTTCGACAATGAGGTCTATGAGTCGGCGTTCCTCCTCGGGCGGAGCATCACTCAGGTCTCGGATGGAGCGCGCAACTCCGCCGGCGAGCCGGACGGGGATTTTCGGGTGGCCCACGGCGGGAACATCGTCCGCTCCACGCCCGGAAAGAAAGCCGATCAGGAAACGTCCGCCCGCTTCGATGACAGCCGGGCGGAGAACCCCATCGGCCTCGCGGTCGTCCAGGAGACGTACGCCTTCACGGAGGCCTCCTTCGACGACTTTATCATCTTCCGCTATATCCTCACCAACTCCGGCGGGGTCGAGATCACCGGGCTGCGCGCCGGCCTCTACCTGGACTGGGACGTCGAGCAGTTCAGCCTCAACGCGGGGGGGTGGGATGCCGCCGACAGCGTGCTGTGGATGGCGTACAACGACGCCGGGACGCTGTCGCTGTTCCGGGGGATCAAACTGCTGGACGGCCCGCTGGCGTCGGCGTTCACCGCCGATGCGTCCCTGACCACGTATTACGGCGGCGGTCTGTCGGATGGGTGGACGGAGGCGGAGAAATACGCGGCTCTCGCCGCGGGTTTCGGGTCGGCGGAGACGTTCAAGACGGCCACGAAAGATCTTATGCAGGTGCTGGCGGCCGGCCCGATCACCATGGCCGCCGGGCAAACCGACACCGTGGCGTTCGCCGTGGTGACCGGTAACACGCTCGGGGAGATCAGGGCCAACGCCGATGCCGCGAGCACGGTCTACGAGGACGTGATCGCCGACTGCTGTCTCGGCCTGCGCGGCAACGTGAACGGCGATCCGGACGAGAATATCACCGTGGTCGACGTGACCTACCTGATCGCCTATGTGTTCCGGGGGGGGCCGCCGCCGCTGTGTCCCGAGGAGGCCAACGCCAACAGCGACGCGGGCGGCGCGATCACGGTCGCCGACGTGACCTATTTGGTCGCTTACGTTTTCCGGGGCGGGCCCGCCCCGGCGGCGTGCGGAACAACGGCGCCCTAA
- a CDS encoding carboxypeptidase regulatory-like domain-containing protein, protein MVVSGIGKRALLFCGAVLAAGVPAAAAEVAGRVYDQASGEAIPGAVVRVGNSLVQLTVADTTDAEGEYLVSGLASGTDYTVMASAAGYQSAALTMAAVPLTHDFALRSFADGYLVGTINQGTVHYAYAGGACYRSGGEVEAEEGFFPHIRVPSASVDSLVGLIGVDPAATPTSDSLVWEACRRVWHWLAVNARAAGSHPQWTEANNFLMGYDDGWPSVEAMAETYFQFGFLPWGTCMSRAHILASLLFTAGLPDRDLGIAETRWMFRYSQHMFAAVRVNLRWLYLDATRMVGELPDYAALASCPVDGSEDIDYCYPYSLKVIPGTAAAGVPLLTHRTSNSRHLCVAAPPDGAVTLCPAIAVWVLQSDQTAPGVKVNGQMCEALPDGLYCELAAAEGALPIVAEGMAAGVPVRDSIRVERAACPLDADGDGWCYGCDNCAAVANPDQKDADGDGIGDACDNCQDHANADQVDADKDGRGDACDNCPMAENPDQADADGDGIGDACCCTARGNVDMAGGITVADVTHLVGYLFRGGPGAGCPAHADVNGNGGTEVADLTHLVAYLFRAGPPPAGC, encoded by the coding sequence ATGGTTGTTTCGGGTATCGGAAAGCGCGCGCTTTTGTTTTGCGGCGCGGTGCTGGCCGCCGGGGTGCCGGCGGCCGCCGCCGAGGTCGCGGGGCGGGTGTACGACCAGGCGAGCGGCGAGGCCATCCCCGGCGCCGTGGTGCGGGTGGGCAATTCGCTGGTCCAGTTGACGGTCGCGGACACCACCGACGCGGAGGGGGAATACCTCGTGAGCGGGCTGGCGAGCGGCACGGATTACACGGTGATGGCCTCGGCGGCGGGCTACCAATCGGCCGCGCTGACTATGGCCGCAGTGCCCCTCACCCACGACTTCGCCCTGCGATCCTTCGCCGACGGCTACCTGGTCGGGACCATCAATCAGGGGACGGTGCACTACGCGTACGCCGGCGGGGCCTGCTATCGGAGCGGCGGGGAGGTGGAGGCGGAGGAAGGATTCTTCCCGCACATCCGGGTGCCCTCGGCAAGCGTGGATTCGCTCGTGGGGCTGATCGGCGTAGATCCGGCGGCGACGCCGACGAGCGACTCGCTGGTCTGGGAGGCCTGCCGCAGAGTCTGGCACTGGCTGGCGGTCAACGCCCGCGCCGCCGGCAGCCACCCCCAGTGGACCGAGGCCAACAATTTCCTCATGGGTTACGACGACGGGTGGCCCTCGGTGGAGGCGATGGCCGAGACCTATTTCCAGTTCGGATTCCTGCCCTGGGGAACGTGCATGAGCCGGGCGCACATACTCGCCTCGCTGCTCTTCACCGCCGGCCTCCCGGACCGCGACCTGGGGATCGCCGAGACGCGCTGGATGTTCCGGTACAGCCAGCACATGTTCGCGGCGGTGAGGGTGAATCTCCGCTGGCTGTATCTCGACGCGACCCGCATGGTCGGAGAACTCCCCGACTACGCCGCTCTCGCCTCCTGCCCGGTGGATGGATCGGAAGACATCGACTACTGCTACCCCTACTCGCTCAAGGTCATTCCGGGGACGGCGGCGGCCGGGGTGCCGCTGCTGACGCACCGGACGAGCAACTCGCGCCACCTGTGTGTCGCGGCGCCGCCCGACGGGGCGGTGACGCTGTGCCCCGCGATCGCGGTGTGGGTGCTTCAGTCCGATCAGACAGCGCCGGGAGTGAAGGTCAACGGGCAGATGTGTGAGGCGCTCCCGGATGGGCTGTACTGCGAGCTGGCGGCGGCGGAGGGAGCGCTGCCGATCGTGGCCGAGGGCATGGCGGCCGGCGTACCGGTGAGAGATTCCATCCGGGTCGAGCGGGCCGCCTGTCCGCTCGATGCCGACGGCGACGGCTGGTGTTACGGGTGCGACAACTGCGCCGCGGTCGCCAATCCGGACCAGAAGGATGCGGATGGCGACGGAATCGGGGACGCCTGCGACAACTGCCAGGATCACGCCAACGCCGATCAGGTCGATGCGGACAAGGATGGGCGGGGGGATGCCTGCGACAACTGCCCGATGGCGGAGAATCCGGACCAGGCCGATGCGGACGGCGACGGGATCGGCGACGCCTGCTGCTGTACGGCCCGGGGGAATGTCGACATGGCGGGTGGCATCACCGTGGCCGACGTGACTCATCTGGTCGGCTATCTGTTCCGGGGCGGACCGGGGGCGGGGTGTCCGGCCCACGCCGATGTGAACGGGAACGGGGGGACGGAAGTGGCGGACCTGACGCACCTGGTGGCGTATCTTTTCCGGGCGGGACCGCCCCCGGCGGGGTGCTGA
- a CDS encoding SDR family oxidoreductase yields MRFLVTGGAGFIGSNLAAALAADGNQVRILDNFSSGRQENLADLPASVEVVDGDIRDYWTVVQAVAGVDYVLHQAALPSVPRSVKNPLTSNEVNVGGTLNVLEAAKNARVKKFVMASSSSVYGESEELPKHEGMRPSPLSPYAITKLTCEYYCKVYWELYGFPTVALRYFNIFGPKQDPASQYAAVVPRFITALMRNESPTVFGDGEQSRDFTYIDNCVQANILAATNDRIKGDYFNVACGGQFTLNELLDRLRRIIGTSTQAAYVDPRPGDIRHSFAAIDKLGAFGYKPSVSFDEGLRRTVAFFKAK; encoded by the coding sequence ATGCGTTTTCTAGTGACCGGGGGAGCGGGTTTTATCGGATCGAATCTCGCCGCGGCGCTGGCGGCGGACGGGAACCAGGTCCGGATCCTGGACAATTTCTCGTCCGGCCGGCAGGAGAATCTCGCCGATCTGCCCGCGAGCGTGGAGGTGGTCGACGGGGACATTCGCGACTACTGGACGGTGGTGCAGGCGGTGGCCGGGGTCGACTACGTGCTCCACCAGGCGGCGCTGCCGTCGGTGCCCCGGTCGGTGAAGAACCCGCTCACGTCCAACGAGGTCAATGTCGGCGGCACGCTGAACGTGCTCGAGGCGGCGAAGAACGCCCGGGTGAAGAAGTTCGTCATGGCGTCATCGTCCTCGGTATACGGCGAGTCGGAGGAACTCCCCAAGCACGAGGGGATGCGGCCGAGCCCGCTGTCTCCCTATGCGATCACGAAACTGACCTGCGAGTACTACTGCAAAGTCTACTGGGAGCTGTATGGGTTTCCGACGGTGGCGCTGCGGTATTTCAACATTTTCGGACCGAAGCAGGATCCGGCGAGCCAGTACGCGGCGGTGGTTCCGCGCTTCATCACGGCGCTGATGCGGAACGAGTCGCCGACCGTGTTCGGCGACGGGGAGCAGTCGCGCGATTTCACCTATATCGACAACTGCGTGCAGGCCAACATCCTCGCCGCGACCAACGACCGGATCAAAGGGGATTATTTCAACGTCGCCTGCGGCGGGCAGTTCACGCTCAACGAGCTGCTGGACCGCCTGCGCCGCATTATCGGGACGAGCACCCAGGCCGCCTACGTCGATCCCCGGCCGGGAGATATCAGACACTCCTTCGCCGCGATCGACAAACTGGGAGCGTTCGGGTACAAGCCGAGCGTGTCGTTCGACGAAGGGTTGCGGCGCACGGTGGCGTTCTTCAAAGCGAAATAA
- a CDS encoding SGNH/GDSL hydrolase family protein has product MRAPSAPPLPWRRRLMYAAVTTVVLLGLIEGGARLLTSQLDSHAMPAGGIGWQAVFFRSLFTWNEPDPDLLWRFRPNLHNPLIRTNSRGLIADEVPYARPAGTLRVMVLGDSSPVGLGLKDRTFAFPEVLTRLLAAALDPDVRVEMINASVTGYTSEQLARLYERELLRYEPDYVVVYCGNNDASVSGSWSDLDLLRSQRAAGLRRLLARSAAYRLLRDLLVRPVRDRGALGAPLVPRVSPERYAANLERIIRACRDDRTRVVLVAPPQRYLWPAGLQFKIFSHVTGEDGEFVFPPQLARLLDRPILYCLDGRRFSVTDTAVDHMTRAVYRSAASDPLDPAAAAAHWQEAAGLAPGDPVAANNLGVALWRNRAWSEADRAFAAARRRWAGQDAASAVERDAAGSPILFNRAINLLDSLADTSMVLALGSVPFVLLDSALQADWMSLRIKQPYLEALWALREKPGVTVVTVAEEFRANGGDGLFVDHCHPTRRGHEIIARALADVILRQERGGGE; this is encoded by the coding sequence ATGAGAGCACCAAGCGCCCCGCCGCTGCCGTGGAGGCGGCGGCTCATGTATGCCGCCGTGACGACGGTCGTTCTGCTCGGGCTGATCGAAGGCGGCGCCCGGTTGCTGACCTCGCAACTCGATTCTCACGCGATGCCCGCCGGGGGTATCGGCTGGCAGGCGGTCTTCTTCCGATCGCTCTTCACCTGGAACGAGCCCGACCCGGATCTCCTCTGGCGGTTTCGCCCCAACCTGCACAATCCCCTCATCAGGACCAATTCCCGCGGCCTCATCGCCGATGAGGTACCGTACGCAAGGCCGGCGGGCACGCTGCGGGTGATGGTGCTCGGCGACTCCTCGCCGGTCGGCCTCGGTCTGAAAGACCGCACCTTCGCCTTTCCCGAGGTGTTGACCCGCCTTCTGGCCGCGGCCCTTGATCCGGACGTGCGCGTGGAGATGATCAACGCCTCGGTCACCGGGTACACCAGCGAGCAGCTCGCCCGCCTCTATGAGAGGGAGCTTCTCCGGTACGAGCCGGACTATGTCGTTGTGTACTGCGGCAACAACGACGCCTCGGTGTCGGGTTCCTGGTCCGATCTGGATTTGCTCCGGTCACAGCGGGCGGCCGGCCTGCGGCGCCTGCTGGCCCGTTCGGCGGCGTACCGGCTGCTGCGCGATCTCCTGGTGCGGCCCGTGCGCGACCGGGGCGCTCTCGGCGCGCCGCTCGTGCCCCGGGTCTCGCCGGAGCGCTACGCGGCGAATCTCGAGCGTATCATCCGGGCATGCCGGGACGATCGGACACGGGTGGTGCTGGTGGCGCCGCCGCAGCGCTATCTCTGGCCGGCCGGTCTTCAGTTCAAAATCTTCAGCCACGTCACCGGGGAGGACGGGGAATTCGTTTTTCCACCGCAACTGGCGCGTCTGCTCGACCGGCCGATCCTCTATTGTCTCGACGGCAGGCGCTTCAGCGTGACCGACACCGCGGTGGACCACATGACCCGGGCCGTGTACCGGTCGGCGGCTTCGGATCCGCTTGATCCCGCAGCCGCGGCGGCGCATTGGCAGGAGGCCGCGGGGCTGGCGCCGGGGGATCCGGTCGCCGCCAACAACCTGGGTGTGGCCCTGTGGCGAAACCGCGCGTGGAGCGAGGCCGACCGGGCATTCGCCGCGGCCCGCCGGCGCTGGGCCGGCCAGGACGCAGCTTCCGCGGTGGAACGGGACGCCGCCGGGTCGCCCATCCTCTTCAATCGGGCGATCAACCTGCTCGACTCGCTCGCGGATACCTCCATGGTCCTGGCGCTCGGCTCAGTTCCTTTCGTTCTGCTGGACTCGGCGCTTCAGGCAGACTGGATGTCCCTGCGCATCAAGCAGCCGTACCTCGAGGCGCTTTGGGCGCTCCGGGAAAAGCCCGGCGTCACGGTGGTGACAGTCGCGGAGGAGTTTCGGGCCAACGGCGGCGACGGGCTGTTCGTGGACCATTGCCACCCCACCCGCCGGGGGCATGAGATTATCGCCCGGGCCCTTGCGGACGTGATTCTCAGGCAGGAGCGGGGCGGCGGAGAGTAG
- a CDS encoding decaprenyl-phosphate phosphoribosyltransferase: MIHDILRLVRPAQWLKNGIMVLAIVFAGELAHADKIILMACAIALYCLLSSAVYTFNDVVDAERDRLHPLKKNRPLAAGRIRVATGAVLAGVLAAAGLVGAWFINGPFFLSAVTFLALNLLYSLWWKHVVILDVLTIALGFVVRAYAGAFAIDVPASTWFLINTLLLALFLGLGKRRHELLYLDKEAQAHRKTLVMYSPYLLDQLIAVVTAAMLVIYMLYTFSTEVMHKLGTDKLFVTIPFVVYGVFRYLYLIHRKDQGGSPTRVLIDDRPILLTVMLWLVTASFVLYVL; this comes from the coding sequence ATGATCCACGATATCCTCAGGCTCGTTCGTCCCGCGCAGTGGCTCAAGAACGGGATCATGGTGCTGGCGATCGTGTTCGCCGGGGAATTGGCGCACGCGGACAAGATCATTCTCATGGCCTGCGCGATCGCCCTCTACTGCCTGTTGTCCTCGGCCGTCTACACGTTCAACGATGTCGTGGACGCGGAGCGGGACCGCCTGCACCCGTTGAAAAAGAACCGGCCGCTGGCGGCCGGGCGGATCCGGGTGGCGACGGGGGCGGTGCTGGCGGGGGTGCTGGCCGCCGCCGGGCTGGTCGGAGCGTGGTTCATCAACGGCCCGTTCTTCTTGTCCGCGGTCACGTTCCTGGCGCTCAATCTCCTGTACAGCCTGTGGTGGAAGCACGTGGTGATCCTCGATGTCCTCACGATCGCTCTGGGGTTCGTGGTCCGGGCCTACGCCGGGGCGTTTGCGATCGACGTGCCCGCCTCGACCTGGTTCCTCATCAACACCCTGCTTTTGGCGCTGTTTCTCGGGCTGGGAAAGCGGAGGCACGAACTGCTCTACCTGGACAAGGAGGCGCAGGCGCACCGGAAAACGCTGGTGATGTACTCGCCCTACCTGCTGGACCAGTTGATTGCGGTGGTCACCGCGGCGATGCTGGTCATTTATATGCTCTACACTTTTTCGACGGAAGTGATGCACAAGCTCGGGACGGACAAGCTGTTCGTGACGATCCCGTTTGTCGTCTACGGCGTCTTCCGGTATCTCTACCTGATCCACCGGAAGGACCAGGGGGGATCGCCGACGCGGGTGCTGATCGACGACCGTCCGATTCTTCTCACGGTGATGTTATGGCTGGTGACGGCAAGTTTCGTGCTCTACGTTTTGTGA
- a CDS encoding FAD-binding oxidoreductase, producing the protein MANLDAFVRVIKGEFPDDRLTWQKGIATFHPESAAEAAGLFGLANEHRQPLFITGFGNNIEPAGEAFAGLVAVRTDRLNRFLDVSKEDFAVEVGAGYPLRELNDRLRAEELYLPHAALPYVGSAGGAVAVGLAGELHGAEVPIKKYFITAEIVTGEGEIIQPGSRCFKSVSGYDIVRIFAGAWGLLGLIVRATFRVMPIAGAGDFATMRQRAITRSPLAAALDRDNDAADAVYSRKIKDKFDPRGVLPAVERAGSL; encoded by the coding sequence ATGGCCAATCTTGATGCGTTTGTGCGGGTCATCAAGGGCGAGTTTCCCGACGACCGGTTGACGTGGCAGAAGGGGATTGCGACGTTTCATCCGGAATCGGCGGCCGAAGCGGCCGGGCTTTTCGGGCTGGCGAACGAGCACCGGCAACCGCTTTTCATCACCGGTTTCGGGAACAACATCGAACCGGCCGGGGAGGCGTTTGCCGGCCTGGTGGCTGTTCGCACCGACCGGCTGAACCGGTTTCTCGACGTGTCGAAAGAGGATTTCGCGGTGGAAGTCGGGGCGGGGTATCCGCTGCGGGAGCTCAACGATCGGCTGCGGGCGGAGGAGTTGTATCTGCCGCATGCGGCGCTCCCCTATGTCGGGTCGGCCGGCGGGGCTGTGGCGGTGGGGTTGGCGGGGGAACTGCACGGAGCGGAAGTGCCGATCAAGAAGTATTTTATCACGGCGGAGATAGTCACCGGCGAGGGGGAGATCATCCAGCCGGGGTCGCGCTGTTTCAAGTCGGTGTCGGGGTACGACATTGTCCGGATTTTCGCCGGCGCCTGGGGACTGCTGGGGCTGATCGTGCGGGCGACGTTCCGCGTGATGCCGATCGCCGGGGCGGGAGATTTCGCAACCATGCGTCAGCGGGCGATCACGCGCTCGCCGCTGGCGGCCGCCCTCGACCGGGACAACGACGCCGCCGACGCCGTGTACTCGCGCAAAATCAAGGACAAGTTTGACCCGCGCGGCGTGCTGCCCGCGGTCGAGCGCGCCGGCTCGCTGTGA